A region of Drosophila suzukii chromosome 2L, CBGP_Dsuzu_IsoJpt1.0, whole genome shotgun sequence DNA encodes the following proteins:
- the LOC108009705 gene encoding cyclin-dependent kinase-like 1 isoform X2 — translation MCSCLSYQTEKFLNILCAQCKAMRRANIKRGQCLSLRPQGSSKMDRYEKLSRLGEGSYGVVYKCRDRETGALVAVKRFVESEDDPAIRKIALREIRLLKNLKHPNLVSLLEVFRRKRRLHLVFEFCELTVLHELERHPQGCPEHLTKQICYQTLLGVAYCHKQGCLHRDIKPENILLTAQGQVKLCDFGFARMLSPGENYTDYVATRWYRAPELLVGDTQYGTPVDVWAIGCLFAELVRGEALWPGRSDVDQLYLIRKTLGDLLPRHIQIFGQNEYFKGITLPVPPTLEPLEDKMPAKSQQNPLTIDFLKKCLDKDPAKRWSCEKLTKHSYFDDYIAKQRELEHVSSMEAANLRQQQLASQQFMLATAAQQLQTGPAQAAAIAAARDKSKTSNTSLPLLPSTQHHHHPHQDYVKLQPLNKNGNLLHRTEHHLPTI, via the exons ATGTGTTCGTGTCTGAGCTATCAAACAGAAAAATTTCTAAACATTTTATGTGCTCAATGCAAAGCAATGCGACGTGCAAACATCAAACGTGGTCAATGTTTGAGCTTAAG ACCACAAGGTAGCAGCAAAATGGATCGCTACGAGAAGCTCAGTCGGCTGGGCGAGGGATCCTACGGAGTGGTCTACAAATGCCGGGATCGGGAAACGGGCGCTTTGGTTGCGGTGAAGAGGTTTGTGGAGTCCGAGGACGATCCAGCCATACGAAAAATTGCACTGAGAGAAATTAGGCTGCTGAAG AACCTCAAGCATCCGAACCTGGTCTCCCTGCTGGAAGTGTTCCGACGGAAGCGACGCCTTCACCTGGTCTTCGAGTTCTGCGAACTGACCGTGCTCCACGAGCTGGAGCGCCATCCGCAGGGCTGCCCGGAGCACCTGACCAAACAGATCTGCTACCAGACCCTGCTGGGCGTGGCCTACTGCCACAAACAGGGCTGTCTGCACCGGGACATCAAGCCGGAGAACATCCTGCTGACGGCCCAGGGGCAGGTGAAGCTGTGCGACTTCGGCTTCGCCAGGATGCTCAGTCCCGGGGAGAACTACACGGACTACGTGGCCACCAGGTGGTATAGGGCGCCAGAGCTCCTGGTGGGCGATACCCAGTATGGCACACCCGTGGATGTTTGGGCCATCGGTTGCCTCTTCGCGGAGCTGGTGCGAGGTGAAGCTCTTTGGCCCGGACGAAGTGACGTGGACCAGCTTTACCTGATCCGCAAGACCCTTGGCGATCTGTTGCCACGTCACATCCAGATCTTCGGACAGAATGAGTACTTCAAAGGCATCACGCTGCCGGTGCCGCCCACGCTGGAGCCGCTGGAGGACAAGATGCCAGCCAAGTCGCAGCAGAACCCATTGACCATCGACTTTCTCAAAAAGTGCCTGGACAAGGACCCGGCCAAGCGCTGGTCCTGCGAGAAGCTCACAAAGCACTCCTACTTCGACGACTACATCGCCAAGCAGCGGGAGCTGGAGCACGTCAGCAGCATGGAGGCGGCCAATCTCCGCCAGCAGCAGCTCGCCTCCCAGCAGTTCATGCTGGCCACAGCGGCCCAGCAGCTCCAGACGGGTCCCGCCCAGGCGGCGGCCATCGCGGCGGCCCGGGATAAATCAAAG ACTTCAAACACATCATTACCGCTGCTGCCCAGCACGCAGCATCATCACCACCCGCATCAGGATTACGTGAAGCTGCAGCCCCTGAATAAGAACGGAAATCTCCTTCATCGCACCGAGCATCATCTGCCCACAATTTGA
- the LOC108009705 gene encoding cyclin-dependent kinase-like 1 isoform X3 codes for MDKWFGEKRLWLFGNHLPLLPRRPQGSSKMDRYEKLSRLGEGSYGVVYKCRDRETGALVAVKRFVESEDDPAIRKIALREIRLLKNLKHPNLVSLLEVFRRKRRLHLVFEFCELTVLHELERHPQGCPEHLTKQICYQTLLGVAYCHKQGCLHRDIKPENILLTAQGQVKLCDFGFARMLSPGENYTDYVATRWYRAPELLVGDTQYGTPVDVWAIGCLFAELVRGEALWPGRSDVDQLYLIRKTLGDLLPRHIQIFGQNEYFKGITLPVPPTLEPLEDKMPAKSQQNPLTIDFLKKCLDKDPAKRWSCEKLTKHSYFDDYIAKQRELEHVSSMEAANLRQQQLASQQFMLATAAQQLQTGPAQAAAIAAARDKSKTSNTSLPLLPSTQHHHHPHQDYVKLQPLNKNGNLLHRTEHHLPTI; via the exons ATGGACAAATGGTTCGGGGAGAAACGTCTCTGGCTGTTTGGTAACCATCTTCCACTTCTGCCCAGAAG ACCACAAGGTAGCAGCAAAATGGATCGCTACGAGAAGCTCAGTCGGCTGGGCGAGGGATCCTACGGAGTGGTCTACAAATGCCGGGATCGGGAAACGGGCGCTTTGGTTGCGGTGAAGAGGTTTGTGGAGTCCGAGGACGATCCAGCCATACGAAAAATTGCACTGAGAGAAATTAGGCTGCTGAAG AACCTCAAGCATCCGAACCTGGTCTCCCTGCTGGAAGTGTTCCGACGGAAGCGACGCCTTCACCTGGTCTTCGAGTTCTGCGAACTGACCGTGCTCCACGAGCTGGAGCGCCATCCGCAGGGCTGCCCGGAGCACCTGACCAAACAGATCTGCTACCAGACCCTGCTGGGCGTGGCCTACTGCCACAAACAGGGCTGTCTGCACCGGGACATCAAGCCGGAGAACATCCTGCTGACGGCCCAGGGGCAGGTGAAGCTGTGCGACTTCGGCTTCGCCAGGATGCTCAGTCCCGGGGAGAACTACACGGACTACGTGGCCACCAGGTGGTATAGGGCGCCAGAGCTCCTGGTGGGCGATACCCAGTATGGCACACCCGTGGATGTTTGGGCCATCGGTTGCCTCTTCGCGGAGCTGGTGCGAGGTGAAGCTCTTTGGCCCGGACGAAGTGACGTGGACCAGCTTTACCTGATCCGCAAGACCCTTGGCGATCTGTTGCCACGTCACATCCAGATCTTCGGACAGAATGAGTACTTCAAAGGCATCACGCTGCCGGTGCCGCCCACGCTGGAGCCGCTGGAGGACAAGATGCCAGCCAAGTCGCAGCAGAACCCATTGACCATCGACTTTCTCAAAAAGTGCCTGGACAAGGACCCGGCCAAGCGCTGGTCCTGCGAGAAGCTCACAAAGCACTCCTACTTCGACGACTACATCGCCAAGCAGCGGGAGCTGGAGCACGTCAGCAGCATGGAGGCGGCCAATCTCCGCCAGCAGCAGCTCGCCTCCCAGCAGTTCATGCTGGCCACAGCGGCCCAGCAGCTCCAGACGGGTCCCGCCCAGGCGGCGGCCATCGCGGCGGCCCGGGATAAATCAAAG ACTTCAAACACATCATTACCGCTGCTGCCCAGCACGCAGCATCATCACCACCCGCATCAGGATTACGTGAAGCTGCAGCCCCTGAATAAGAACGGAAATCTCCTTCATCGCACCGAGCATCATCTGCCCACAATTTGA
- the LOC108009705 gene encoding cyclin-dependent kinase-like 1 isoform X6 has protein sequence MALPPFDPLFIRPPQGSSKMDRYEKLSRLGEGSYGVVYKCRDRETGALVAVKRFVESEDDPAIRKIALREIRLLKNLKHPNLVSLLEVFRRKRRLHLVFEFCELTVLHELERHPQGCPEHLTKQICYQTLLGVAYCHKQGCLHRDIKPENILLTAQGQVKLCDFGFARMLSPGENYTDYVATRWYRAPELLVGDTQYGTPVDVWAIGCLFAELVRGEALWPGRSDVDQLYLIRKTLGDLLPRHIQIFGQNEYFKGITLPVPPTLEPLEDKMPAKSQQNPLTIDFLKKCLDKDPAKRWSCEKLTKHSYFDDYIAKQRELEHVSSMEAANLRQQQLASQQFMLATAAQQLQTGPAQAAAIAAARDKSKTSNTSLPLLPSTQHHHHPHQDYVKLQPLNKNGNLLHRTEHHLPTI, from the exons ATGGCTCTTCCGCCCTTCGACCCCCTTTTTATTCGCCC ACCACAAGGTAGCAGCAAAATGGATCGCTACGAGAAGCTCAGTCGGCTGGGCGAGGGATCCTACGGAGTGGTCTACAAATGCCGGGATCGGGAAACGGGCGCTTTGGTTGCGGTGAAGAGGTTTGTGGAGTCCGAGGACGATCCAGCCATACGAAAAATTGCACTGAGAGAAATTAGGCTGCTGAAG AACCTCAAGCATCCGAACCTGGTCTCCCTGCTGGAAGTGTTCCGACGGAAGCGACGCCTTCACCTGGTCTTCGAGTTCTGCGAACTGACCGTGCTCCACGAGCTGGAGCGCCATCCGCAGGGCTGCCCGGAGCACCTGACCAAACAGATCTGCTACCAGACCCTGCTGGGCGTGGCCTACTGCCACAAACAGGGCTGTCTGCACCGGGACATCAAGCCGGAGAACATCCTGCTGACGGCCCAGGGGCAGGTGAAGCTGTGCGACTTCGGCTTCGCCAGGATGCTCAGTCCCGGGGAGAACTACACGGACTACGTGGCCACCAGGTGGTATAGGGCGCCAGAGCTCCTGGTGGGCGATACCCAGTATGGCACACCCGTGGATGTTTGGGCCATCGGTTGCCTCTTCGCGGAGCTGGTGCGAGGTGAAGCTCTTTGGCCCGGACGAAGTGACGTGGACCAGCTTTACCTGATCCGCAAGACCCTTGGCGATCTGTTGCCACGTCACATCCAGATCTTCGGACAGAATGAGTACTTCAAAGGCATCACGCTGCCGGTGCCGCCCACGCTGGAGCCGCTGGAGGACAAGATGCCAGCCAAGTCGCAGCAGAACCCATTGACCATCGACTTTCTCAAAAAGTGCCTGGACAAGGACCCGGCCAAGCGCTGGTCCTGCGAGAAGCTCACAAAGCACTCCTACTTCGACGACTACATCGCCAAGCAGCGGGAGCTGGAGCACGTCAGCAGCATGGAGGCGGCCAATCTCCGCCAGCAGCAGCTCGCCTCCCAGCAGTTCATGCTGGCCACAGCGGCCCAGCAGCTCCAGACGGGTCCCGCCCAGGCGGCGGCCATCGCGGCGGCCCGGGATAAATCAAAG ACTTCAAACACATCATTACCGCTGCTGCCCAGCACGCAGCATCATCACCACCCGCATCAGGATTACGTGAAGCTGCAGCCCCTGAATAAGAACGGAAATCTCCTTCATCGCACCGAGCATCATCTGCCCACAATTTGA
- the LOC108009705 gene encoding cyclin-dependent kinase-like 1 isoform X1 produces the protein MFHSYSYYLPQSFQNSFLYRLIQKIQVCNEPDLVEAREYRPQGSSKMDRYEKLSRLGEGSYGVVYKCRDRETGALVAVKRFVESEDDPAIRKIALREIRLLKNLKHPNLVSLLEVFRRKRRLHLVFEFCELTVLHELERHPQGCPEHLTKQICYQTLLGVAYCHKQGCLHRDIKPENILLTAQGQVKLCDFGFARMLSPGENYTDYVATRWYRAPELLVGDTQYGTPVDVWAIGCLFAELVRGEALWPGRSDVDQLYLIRKTLGDLLPRHIQIFGQNEYFKGITLPVPPTLEPLEDKMPAKSQQNPLTIDFLKKCLDKDPAKRWSCEKLTKHSYFDDYIAKQRELEHVSSMEAANLRQQQLASQQFMLATAAQQLQTGPAQAAAIAAARDKSKTSNTSLPLLPSTQHHHHPHQDYVKLQPLNKNGNLLHRTEHHLPTI, from the exons ATGTTTCACAGCTACTCGTACTACTTGCCGCAATCCTTTCAGAACTCGTTCCTCTACCGCCTCATTCAGAAGATCCAGGTGTGCAATGAGCCGGATTTAGTTGAGGCCAGGGAGTACAG ACCACAAGGTAGCAGCAAAATGGATCGCTACGAGAAGCTCAGTCGGCTGGGCGAGGGATCCTACGGAGTGGTCTACAAATGCCGGGATCGGGAAACGGGCGCTTTGGTTGCGGTGAAGAGGTTTGTGGAGTCCGAGGACGATCCAGCCATACGAAAAATTGCACTGAGAGAAATTAGGCTGCTGAAG AACCTCAAGCATCCGAACCTGGTCTCCCTGCTGGAAGTGTTCCGACGGAAGCGACGCCTTCACCTGGTCTTCGAGTTCTGCGAACTGACCGTGCTCCACGAGCTGGAGCGCCATCCGCAGGGCTGCCCGGAGCACCTGACCAAACAGATCTGCTACCAGACCCTGCTGGGCGTGGCCTACTGCCACAAACAGGGCTGTCTGCACCGGGACATCAAGCCGGAGAACATCCTGCTGACGGCCCAGGGGCAGGTGAAGCTGTGCGACTTCGGCTTCGCCAGGATGCTCAGTCCCGGGGAGAACTACACGGACTACGTGGCCACCAGGTGGTATAGGGCGCCAGAGCTCCTGGTGGGCGATACCCAGTATGGCACACCCGTGGATGTTTGGGCCATCGGTTGCCTCTTCGCGGAGCTGGTGCGAGGTGAAGCTCTTTGGCCCGGACGAAGTGACGTGGACCAGCTTTACCTGATCCGCAAGACCCTTGGCGATCTGTTGCCACGTCACATCCAGATCTTCGGACAGAATGAGTACTTCAAAGGCATCACGCTGCCGGTGCCGCCCACGCTGGAGCCGCTGGAGGACAAGATGCCAGCCAAGTCGCAGCAGAACCCATTGACCATCGACTTTCTCAAAAAGTGCCTGGACAAGGACCCGGCCAAGCGCTGGTCCTGCGAGAAGCTCACAAAGCACTCCTACTTCGACGACTACATCGCCAAGCAGCGGGAGCTGGAGCACGTCAGCAGCATGGAGGCGGCCAATCTCCGCCAGCAGCAGCTCGCCTCCCAGCAGTTCATGCTGGCCACAGCGGCCCAGCAGCTCCAGACGGGTCCCGCCCAGGCGGCGGCCATCGCGGCGGCCCGGGATAAATCAAAG ACTTCAAACACATCATTACCGCTGCTGCCCAGCACGCAGCATCATCACCACCCGCATCAGGATTACGTGAAGCTGCAGCCCCTGAATAAGAACGGAAATCTCCTTCATCGCACCGAGCATCATCTGCCCACAATTTGA
- the LOC108009705 gene encoding cyclin-dependent kinase-like 1 isoform X4 — MKIWRMWQIRQILARWVPRPQGSSKMDRYEKLSRLGEGSYGVVYKCRDRETGALVAVKRFVESEDDPAIRKIALREIRLLKNLKHPNLVSLLEVFRRKRRLHLVFEFCELTVLHELERHPQGCPEHLTKQICYQTLLGVAYCHKQGCLHRDIKPENILLTAQGQVKLCDFGFARMLSPGENYTDYVATRWYRAPELLVGDTQYGTPVDVWAIGCLFAELVRGEALWPGRSDVDQLYLIRKTLGDLLPRHIQIFGQNEYFKGITLPVPPTLEPLEDKMPAKSQQNPLTIDFLKKCLDKDPAKRWSCEKLTKHSYFDDYIAKQRELEHVSSMEAANLRQQQLASQQFMLATAAQQLQTGPAQAAAIAAARDKSKTSNTSLPLLPSTQHHHHPHQDYVKLQPLNKNGNLLHRTEHHLPTI; from the exons ATGAAAATTTGGCGCATG TGGCAAATACGTCAGATTTTAGCCAGATGGGTGCCTAG ACCACAAGGTAGCAGCAAAATGGATCGCTACGAGAAGCTCAGTCGGCTGGGCGAGGGATCCTACGGAGTGGTCTACAAATGCCGGGATCGGGAAACGGGCGCTTTGGTTGCGGTGAAGAGGTTTGTGGAGTCCGAGGACGATCCAGCCATACGAAAAATTGCACTGAGAGAAATTAGGCTGCTGAAG AACCTCAAGCATCCGAACCTGGTCTCCCTGCTGGAAGTGTTCCGACGGAAGCGACGCCTTCACCTGGTCTTCGAGTTCTGCGAACTGACCGTGCTCCACGAGCTGGAGCGCCATCCGCAGGGCTGCCCGGAGCACCTGACCAAACAGATCTGCTACCAGACCCTGCTGGGCGTGGCCTACTGCCACAAACAGGGCTGTCTGCACCGGGACATCAAGCCGGAGAACATCCTGCTGACGGCCCAGGGGCAGGTGAAGCTGTGCGACTTCGGCTTCGCCAGGATGCTCAGTCCCGGGGAGAACTACACGGACTACGTGGCCACCAGGTGGTATAGGGCGCCAGAGCTCCTGGTGGGCGATACCCAGTATGGCACACCCGTGGATGTTTGGGCCATCGGTTGCCTCTTCGCGGAGCTGGTGCGAGGTGAAGCTCTTTGGCCCGGACGAAGTGACGTGGACCAGCTTTACCTGATCCGCAAGACCCTTGGCGATCTGTTGCCACGTCACATCCAGATCTTCGGACAGAATGAGTACTTCAAAGGCATCACGCTGCCGGTGCCGCCCACGCTGGAGCCGCTGGAGGACAAGATGCCAGCCAAGTCGCAGCAGAACCCATTGACCATCGACTTTCTCAAAAAGTGCCTGGACAAGGACCCGGCCAAGCGCTGGTCCTGCGAGAAGCTCACAAAGCACTCCTACTTCGACGACTACATCGCCAAGCAGCGGGAGCTGGAGCACGTCAGCAGCATGGAGGCGGCCAATCTCCGCCAGCAGCAGCTCGCCTCCCAGCAGTTCATGCTGGCCACAGCGGCCCAGCAGCTCCAGACGGGTCCCGCCCAGGCGGCGGCCATCGCGGCGGCCCGGGATAAATCAAAG ACTTCAAACACATCATTACCGCTGCTGCCCAGCACGCAGCATCATCACCACCCGCATCAGGATTACGTGAAGCTGCAGCCCCTGAATAAGAACGGAAATCTCCTTCATCGCACCGAGCATCATCTGCCCACAATTTGA
- the LOC108009705 gene encoding cyclin-dependent kinase-like 1 isoform X5: MKMFEISKLFSLRRPQGSSKMDRYEKLSRLGEGSYGVVYKCRDRETGALVAVKRFVESEDDPAIRKIALREIRLLKNLKHPNLVSLLEVFRRKRRLHLVFEFCELTVLHELERHPQGCPEHLTKQICYQTLLGVAYCHKQGCLHRDIKPENILLTAQGQVKLCDFGFARMLSPGENYTDYVATRWYRAPELLVGDTQYGTPVDVWAIGCLFAELVRGEALWPGRSDVDQLYLIRKTLGDLLPRHIQIFGQNEYFKGITLPVPPTLEPLEDKMPAKSQQNPLTIDFLKKCLDKDPAKRWSCEKLTKHSYFDDYIAKQRELEHVSSMEAANLRQQQLASQQFMLATAAQQLQTGPAQAAAIAAARDKSKTSNTSLPLLPSTQHHHHPHQDYVKLQPLNKNGNLLHRTEHHLPTI, from the exons atgaaaatgtttgagATTTCAAAATTGTTTTCATTGCGAAG ACCACAAGGTAGCAGCAAAATGGATCGCTACGAGAAGCTCAGTCGGCTGGGCGAGGGATCCTACGGAGTGGTCTACAAATGCCGGGATCGGGAAACGGGCGCTTTGGTTGCGGTGAAGAGGTTTGTGGAGTCCGAGGACGATCCAGCCATACGAAAAATTGCACTGAGAGAAATTAGGCTGCTGAAG AACCTCAAGCATCCGAACCTGGTCTCCCTGCTGGAAGTGTTCCGACGGAAGCGACGCCTTCACCTGGTCTTCGAGTTCTGCGAACTGACCGTGCTCCACGAGCTGGAGCGCCATCCGCAGGGCTGCCCGGAGCACCTGACCAAACAGATCTGCTACCAGACCCTGCTGGGCGTGGCCTACTGCCACAAACAGGGCTGTCTGCACCGGGACATCAAGCCGGAGAACATCCTGCTGACGGCCCAGGGGCAGGTGAAGCTGTGCGACTTCGGCTTCGCCAGGATGCTCAGTCCCGGGGAGAACTACACGGACTACGTGGCCACCAGGTGGTATAGGGCGCCAGAGCTCCTGGTGGGCGATACCCAGTATGGCACACCCGTGGATGTTTGGGCCATCGGTTGCCTCTTCGCGGAGCTGGTGCGAGGTGAAGCTCTTTGGCCCGGACGAAGTGACGTGGACCAGCTTTACCTGATCCGCAAGACCCTTGGCGATCTGTTGCCACGTCACATCCAGATCTTCGGACAGAATGAGTACTTCAAAGGCATCACGCTGCCGGTGCCGCCCACGCTGGAGCCGCTGGAGGACAAGATGCCAGCCAAGTCGCAGCAGAACCCATTGACCATCGACTTTCTCAAAAAGTGCCTGGACAAGGACCCGGCCAAGCGCTGGTCCTGCGAGAAGCTCACAAAGCACTCCTACTTCGACGACTACATCGCCAAGCAGCGGGAGCTGGAGCACGTCAGCAGCATGGAGGCGGCCAATCTCCGCCAGCAGCAGCTCGCCTCCCAGCAGTTCATGCTGGCCACAGCGGCCCAGCAGCTCCAGACGGGTCCCGCCCAGGCGGCGGCCATCGCGGCGGCCCGGGATAAATCAAAG ACTTCAAACACATCATTACCGCTGCTGCCCAGCACGCAGCATCATCACCACCCGCATCAGGATTACGTGAAGCTGCAGCCCCTGAATAAGAACGGAAATCTCCTTCATCGCACCGAGCATCATCTGCCCACAATTTGA
- the LOC108009705 gene encoding cyclin-dependent kinase-like 1 isoform X7, with amino-acid sequence MDRYEKLSRLGEGSYGVVYKCRDRETGALVAVKRFVESEDDPAIRKIALREIRLLKNLKHPNLVSLLEVFRRKRRLHLVFEFCELTVLHELERHPQGCPEHLTKQICYQTLLGVAYCHKQGCLHRDIKPENILLTAQGQVKLCDFGFARMLSPGENYTDYVATRWYRAPELLVGDTQYGTPVDVWAIGCLFAELVRGEALWPGRSDVDQLYLIRKTLGDLLPRHIQIFGQNEYFKGITLPVPPTLEPLEDKMPAKSQQNPLTIDFLKKCLDKDPAKRWSCEKLTKHSYFDDYIAKQRELEHVSSMEAANLRQQQLASQQFMLATAAQQLQTGPAQAAAIAAARDKSKTSNTSLPLLPSTQHHHHPHQDYVKLQPLNKNGNLLHRTEHHLPTI; translated from the exons ATGGATCGCTACGAGAAGCTCAGTCGGCTGGGCGAGGGATCCTACGGAGTGGTCTACAAATGCCGGGATCGGGAAACGGGCGCTTTGGTTGCGGTGAAGAGGTTTGTGGAGTCCGAGGACGATCCAGCCATACGAAAAATTGCACTGAGAGAAATTAGGCTGCTGAAG AACCTCAAGCATCCGAACCTGGTCTCCCTGCTGGAAGTGTTCCGACGGAAGCGACGCCTTCACCTGGTCTTCGAGTTCTGCGAACTGACCGTGCTCCACGAGCTGGAGCGCCATCCGCAGGGCTGCCCGGAGCACCTGACCAAACAGATCTGCTACCAGACCCTGCTGGGCGTGGCCTACTGCCACAAACAGGGCTGTCTGCACCGGGACATCAAGCCGGAGAACATCCTGCTGACGGCCCAGGGGCAGGTGAAGCTGTGCGACTTCGGCTTCGCCAGGATGCTCAGTCCCGGGGAGAACTACACGGACTACGTGGCCACCAGGTGGTATAGGGCGCCAGAGCTCCTGGTGGGCGATACCCAGTATGGCACACCCGTGGATGTTTGGGCCATCGGTTGCCTCTTCGCGGAGCTGGTGCGAGGTGAAGCTCTTTGGCCCGGACGAAGTGACGTGGACCAGCTTTACCTGATCCGCAAGACCCTTGGCGATCTGTTGCCACGTCACATCCAGATCTTCGGACAGAATGAGTACTTCAAAGGCATCACGCTGCCGGTGCCGCCCACGCTGGAGCCGCTGGAGGACAAGATGCCAGCCAAGTCGCAGCAGAACCCATTGACCATCGACTTTCTCAAAAAGTGCCTGGACAAGGACCCGGCCAAGCGCTGGTCCTGCGAGAAGCTCACAAAGCACTCCTACTTCGACGACTACATCGCCAAGCAGCGGGAGCTGGAGCACGTCAGCAGCATGGAGGCGGCCAATCTCCGCCAGCAGCAGCTCGCCTCCCAGCAGTTCATGCTGGCCACAGCGGCCCAGCAGCTCCAGACGGGTCCCGCCCAGGCGGCGGCCATCGCGGCGGCCCGGGATAAATCAAAG ACTTCAAACACATCATTACCGCTGCTGCCCAGCACGCAGCATCATCACCACCCGCATCAGGATTACGTGAAGCTGCAGCCCCTGAATAAGAACGGAAATCTCCTTCATCGCACCGAGCATCATCTGCCCACAATTTGA